In Micromonospora sp. WMMD980, the following are encoded in one genomic region:
- a CDS encoding STAS domain-containing protein — MSLSIVKSLRPGGAVQIAPRGEIDVDTAYEVREAIAEVLAKGRPARIELNMRLVTFIDSVGISAMVAGFQTCEVSGVKLVVTEPSRFVHRQLWVTGLLGLFGAPEPWFADDTPEVLPGA, encoded by the coding sequence GTGAGCCTGTCGATCGTGAAGTCGTTGCGTCCGGGTGGTGCCGTCCAGATCGCGCCCCGAGGGGAGATCGACGTCGACACCGCGTACGAGGTGCGGGAAGCGATCGCCGAGGTGCTCGCCAAGGGGCGCCCCGCGCGGATCGAGCTGAACATGCGGCTCGTGACGTTCATCGACTCCGTCGGCATCAGCGCCATGGTGGCCGGCTTCCAGACCTGCGAGGTCAGCGGCGTCAAGCTCGTGGTGACCGAGCCGAGCCGGTTCGTGCACCGCCAGCTCTGGGTGACCGGCCTGCTCGGCCTCTTCGGCGCGCCCGAGCCCTGGTTCGCCGACGACACCCCCGAGGTGCTCCCCGGCGCCTGA
- a CDS encoding SRPBCC family protein, whose amino-acid sequence MQSSDSFSYTVQARCRRADAVDLLGDLSRQGELHPLIVRVRQLPPRPGALASYAITDRLELGPLHFPVTYQADVLIANDDEVVTVARQQPATTVRNHTRLRDEPDGVVRIDVEITLTAPAPLFGYAFRQARAAHLGLAARLGATLEGRPA is encoded by the coding sequence TTGCAGAGTAGCGACAGTTTCAGCTACACCGTGCAGGCCCGGTGCCGCCGGGCGGATGCGGTGGACCTGCTCGGTGACCTGAGCCGGCAGGGTGAGCTGCATCCGTTGATCGTGCGGGTGCGGCAGTTGCCGCCCCGGCCCGGTGCGCTGGCCAGCTATGCGATCACCGACCGGCTGGAACTCGGACCGCTGCACTTCCCGGTGACCTACCAGGCCGACGTGTTGATCGCCAACGACGACGAGGTGGTCACCGTGGCACGGCAGCAACCGGCGACCACGGTGCGCAACCACACCCGGCTGCGCGACGAGCCCGACGGCGTGGTGCGGATCGACGTGGAGATCACTCTCACCGCGCCGGCGCCGCTGTTCGGCTACGCGTTCCGCCAGGCCCGGGCGGCCCACCTGGGCCTCGCCGCCCGGCTCGGCGCGACCCTGGAGGGCCGGCCGGCCTGA
- a CDS encoding cation diffusion facilitator family transporter — translation MGAGHDHSGAVANAAHRHAGRLWAAFALLAALMLVEAVAAVTTGSLALLSDAGHMFTDVLGIGMALAAISATRRARTDPQRTFGLYRLEVLAALANAVLLGAVAIYVLVEAVRRFGEPPEVLAGPMLVVAVLGLFANVAAFALLRSGAQESINLRGAYLEVLGDLLGSLGVIGAALVIALTDWWWADPVVAVAIGLFILPRTWRLGRAAVRILVQAAPEHLQVTAVHDRLAAVPGVAEVHDLHVWTLTSGMDVASAHLTVDGGAEVANVLAAARAALHEDFSIDHATLQIEPGASAGTCGPTGW, via the coding sequence GTGGGCGCAGGTCATGACCACAGCGGCGCGGTGGCGAACGCGGCGCACCGCCACGCAGGGCGACTCTGGGCCGCCTTCGCGCTGCTCGCCGCGCTGATGCTGGTCGAGGCGGTGGCCGCCGTCACGACCGGCTCGCTCGCCCTGCTCTCCGACGCCGGGCACATGTTCACCGACGTGCTGGGCATCGGCATGGCGCTCGCGGCGATCAGCGCCACCCGACGCGCCCGCACCGACCCGCAGCGCACGTTCGGGCTCTACCGACTCGAGGTGCTCGCGGCGCTGGCGAACGCGGTGCTGCTCGGCGCCGTCGCGATCTACGTCCTCGTCGAGGCGGTCCGCCGGTTCGGCGAGCCGCCCGAGGTGCTCGCCGGCCCGATGCTCGTGGTCGCCGTGCTCGGCCTGTTCGCCAACGTCGCCGCGTTCGCGCTGCTGCGCTCCGGCGCGCAGGAGAGCATCAACCTGCGGGGCGCCTATCTGGAGGTGCTGGGCGACCTGCTCGGCTCGCTCGGCGTGATCGGCGCCGCGCTGGTCATCGCGCTCACCGACTGGTGGTGGGCCGACCCGGTGGTCGCGGTGGCGATCGGCCTGTTCATCCTGCCGCGCACCTGGCGGCTCGGCCGCGCCGCGGTGCGCATCCTGGTGCAGGCCGCACCGGAGCACCTCCAGGTGACCGCGGTGCACGACCGGCTGGCCGCCGTGCCCGGCGTGGCCGAGGTGCACGACCTGCACGTCTGGACGCTCACCTCGGGCATGGACGTCGCCTCGGCGCACCTCACCGTCGACGGGGGCGCCGAGGTCGCCAACGTGCTGGCCGCGGCCCGGGCCGCGCTGCACGAGGACTTCTCGATCGACCACGCCACGTTGCAGATCGAACCCGGAGCGTCAGCCGGCACCTGTGGCCCGACCGGGTGGTAA